A window of Novosphingobium terrae contains these coding sequences:
- a CDS encoding TonB-dependent receptor, with product MTPDRQLSSVLALGWALVATPGFAQETPASQPAAHAPGQGLGEIVVTARRRAENIQNVPISVSAFNADTLKARGVSDTTQLANAVPNVVFASTSSFSGASSTFQGFIRGIGQSDFAVNTDPGVGVYIDGVYIARTVGAVTDLMDVNSVEVLKGPQGTLFGRNTIGGAINITTRDPGPNFGFRGMVQYGNYNQINTGGSLNIPISETLGATFSFVTHARDGYQDRIPFPGALPTSGAQLGQILVADKNSGAKSGAENNQTLRGKLRYRKDGLTATLSADYSRIRDAAPPTTLLTTTLDPVNSLSALYNGCVMGAAPRGLCAASPYINYGVGNAAIYDNRYVTGNIDKTYATGANFSNMDSWGTALSLNYEFSPNLSVKSITAYRSLKARFGADIDGSPLDIDQTTFAINEHQFSQELQLNGKALSRLTYTLGGYYFKEYALQTDFVPLGQGLLQIYGPNTQWTYNGALFGEGTFAITPRLNLVLGGRYTDEVKRLQLDQRNLTDFFDLEGLPANAFPRADHSYLGPDGIQRVHFHNFSVRAGANYKVTRDTMAYFTFSQGFKSGGFTTRLTAPYNPAFPGNSLLPSLAFQPEKNTLYEIGLKNEFFDHRLRLNMAAFWNDYRDIQVVVQAGITPANENAAQGRIRGFEGELDAKVTSRLRLGGSLGYLDARYTSLNFPAGTATFGLSARFQNTPAWTASASANYTLPLASGAKIDLNAADSYRSSVYLDAENSPQLFQGAVNLVNLSVAYTIPSGALTLSVGGKNVFDKRYKVAGYVTPSVGFAEATYNRPAEWYARAEFHF from the coding sequence GTGACACCTGATCGACAGCTGAGTTCCGTTCTAGCGCTGGGTTGGGCGCTGGTGGCCACACCGGGTTTCGCGCAGGAAACCCCTGCGTCCCAACCCGCCGCCCATGCGCCCGGCCAGGGTCTGGGCGAGATCGTGGTGACGGCACGGCGCCGGGCCGAAAACATCCAGAATGTGCCGATCTCGGTCTCGGCCTTCAACGCCGATACATTGAAAGCGCGCGGGGTGAGCGATACGACCCAGCTGGCCAATGCGGTGCCCAATGTGGTCTTCGCCTCCACCTCGTCCTTCTCGGGGGCGTCGTCCACCTTTCAGGGCTTTATTCGCGGCATCGGCCAGTCCGACTTTGCGGTGAACACCGATCCGGGCGTGGGCGTCTACATTGATGGCGTCTATATCGCGCGCACGGTGGGCGCGGTCACCGATCTGATGGATGTGAACAGCGTCGAGGTGCTCAAAGGCCCGCAGGGCACGCTGTTCGGGCGCAACACCATTGGCGGGGCGATCAACATCACCACGCGCGATCCGGGGCCGAATTTCGGTTTTCGGGGCATGGTGCAATATGGCAATTACAACCAGATCAACACCGGCGGTTCGCTGAACATCCCGATCAGCGAGACTCTGGGCGCGACCTTCTCCTTCGTCACCCATGCGCGGGACGGCTATCAGGACCGCATTCCCTTTCCGGGCGCTTTACCCACCAGCGGCGCGCAGCTGGGTCAGATTCTGGTGGCCGACAAGAACTCCGGCGCCAAATCGGGGGCGGAGAACAATCAGACCCTGCGCGGCAAGCTGCGCTATCGCAAGGATGGGCTGACCGCGACGCTTTCGGCGGATTACTCGCGCATCCGCGATGCCGCGCCGCCCACCACGCTGCTGACGACCACCCTCGACCCGGTCAATTCGCTTTCGGCGCTCTACAATGGCTGTGTGATGGGGGCGGCACCGCGCGGGCTATGCGCTGCCTCGCCCTATATCAACTACGGCGTGGGCAATGCGGCGATCTATGACAACCGCTATGTCACCGGCAACATCGACAAGACCTATGCCACGGGCGCCAATTTCTCGAATATGGATTCATGGGGCACGGCGCTGTCGCTGAATTACGAGTTCTCGCCCAATCTCTCGGTCAAGTCGATCACCGCCTATCGCAGCCTGAAGGCCCGTTTTGGCGCCGATATCGACGGATCGCCGCTGGACATCGACCAGACCACCTTTGCCATCAACGAGCATCAGTTCAGCCAGGAACTGCAGTTGAACGGCAAGGCGCTGAGCCGTCTGACCTACACGCTGGGCGGCTATTACTTCAAGGAATATGCGCTTCAGACCGATTTCGTGCCGCTGGGGCAGGGGCTTTTGCAAATTTACGGCCCCAACACGCAATGGACCTACAATGGCGCGCTCTTCGGCGAGGGCACCTTTGCCATCACGCCCCGGCTCAATCTGGTGCTGGGCGGGCGCTACACCGATGAGGTCAAAAGACTGCAGCTCGACCAGCGCAACCTCACCGATTTCTTCGATCTGGAAGGGCTGCCCGCCAATGCCTTCCCCCGCGCCGATCACAGCTATCTGGGCCCCGATGGCATTCAGCGGGTGCATTTCCATAATTTCTCGGTCCGCGCTGGCGCCAATTACAAAGTCACGCGCGATACGATGGCCTATTTCACCTTCTCGCAAGGGTTCAAGTCGGGCGGTTTCACCACGCGTTTGACCGCACCCTACAATCCGGCTTTCCCGGGCAATTCCCTGCTGCCCTCGCTGGCCTTCCAGCCCGAGAAGAACACGCTTTATGAAATCGGCCTGAAGAACGAGTTCTTCGATCACCGTCTCCGCCTCAACATGGCGGCTTTCTGGAACGATTATCGCGATATTCAGGTGGTGGTGCAGGCAGGCATCACCCCGGCCAATGAAAATGCCGCGCAGGGCCGCATTCGCGGCTTCGAGGGCGAGCTGGACGCCAAGGTCACCTCACGGCTGCGGCTCGGCGGATCGCTGGGCTATCTCGATGCCAGATACACCAGCCTGAATTTCCCGGCAGGCACGGCGACTTTCGGTCTCTCCGCCCGCTTCCAGAACACGCCTGCGTGGACGGCCAGCGCCTCGGCCAATTACACCTTGCCGCTGGCCTCCGGCGCGAAGATCGATCTGAACGCCGCCGACAGCTACCGCTCCTCGGTCTATCTCGACGCGGAAAATTCGCCGCAGCTGTTTCAGGGCGCGGTCAATCTGGTCAATCTGTCGGTTGCCTACACCATCCCCAGCGGCGCTCTGACGCTCAGCGTGGGCGGCAAGAACGTTTTCGACAAGCGCTACAAGGTGGCCGGTTACGTCACCCCGTCGGTCGGCTTTGCAGAGGCGACCTACAACCGCCCCGCCGAATGGTACGCGCGGGCCGAATTCCATTTCTGA
- a CDS encoding sensor histidine kinase: protein MMELRRSSFAFQLALLLGIALLVAQLANLALVLNEQQKLSLAKNEGPAIHRFAAIAADAQKAPIAAVNRLLQERSHRGAYFDLKTYNDVTFPDEERLVRQTVEALKATGVTARDVHIASAPPHQGMGPGGKPFPKADPLDPHKPDPERLAAMQVLHFAFQRPDGLWFTARIYAPLPEPFLTVRLLVATAFLYAVVLVPALWIAARMARPLRSLTRAAEAFGGRGTPDFVEPTGPGDIAGAISAFNAMNRRVVSLLDEKDRMLGAIGHDLRTPLASLRLRLEQMEPLDDRASAIAKIEDMAAILDDILMLARTGRSRSEREAIDLAALVEAVVADEVDLGRPVTFRGGDIDAGDRLLVMGHAGQLRRALSNLIDNAVTYGECALVEIHPLGDRIELSVSDRGQGIPQEELEAVLAPFHRTEPSRNRDSGGSGLGLPIAQSIAESHDGTLRLLPAEERGLKVVLTLPRELPSPARP, encoded by the coding sequence ATGATGGAACTGCGGCGATCCAGCTTTGCCTTTCAACTCGCCCTGCTGCTGGGCATCGCGCTGCTGGTCGCGCAACTGGCCAATCTGGCGCTTGTTCTGAACGAACAGCAGAAACTCAGCCTGGCCAAAAACGAGGGGCCCGCCATCCATCGCTTCGCGGCGATTGCCGCCGATGCTCAGAAGGCGCCCATCGCAGCCGTCAACCGGCTGCTTCAGGAACGCTCCCATCGCGGCGCCTATTTCGACCTCAAGACTTACAATGATGTCACCTTCCCCGATGAGGAAAGGCTGGTGCGGCAAACGGTGGAGGCCCTCAAGGCGACCGGCGTCACGGCCCGGGATGTCCACATTGCCAGCGCGCCGCCGCATCAGGGCATGGGCCCGGGCGGAAAACCCTTCCCCAAGGCCGATCCGCTCGACCCGCACAAGCCTGATCCCGAGAGGCTTGCCGCCATGCAGGTCCTGCATTTTGCGTTTCAGCGCCCCGATGGGCTCTGGTTCACCGCGCGCATTTACGCCCCGCTGCCCGAGCCATTTCTGACCGTCCGCCTGCTGGTGGCGACAGCCTTCCTCTACGCTGTCGTGCTTGTGCCTGCCTTGTGGATTGCGGCCCGGATGGCGCGACCGCTTCGCTCGCTCACGCGGGCGGCCGAGGCGTTTGGCGGCCGAGGTACGCCGGATTTCGTCGAGCCGACCGGCCCCGGCGACATTGCCGGCGCCATCAGCGCCTTCAATGCGATGAACAGGCGCGTGGTCAGCCTGCTGGATGAAAAGGACCGCATGCTGGGCGCGATTGGTCACGATCTGCGCACACCGCTGGCCTCCTTGCGCCTCAGGCTTGAGCAGATGGAACCGCTCGACGACCGCGCGAGTGCCATCGCCAAGATCGAGGATATGGCGGCCATACTGGATGACATTCTGATGCTGGCCAGAACGGGCCGCTCACGCAGTGAAAGAGAAGCCATTGATCTTGCCGCGCTGGTGGAGGCCGTGGTCGCCGACGAGGTGGATTTGGGCCGACCTGTCACCTTCAGGGGCGGCGATATCGACGCTGGCGACCGGCTTCTGGTCATGGGGCACGCCGGCCAATTGCGCCGCGCCCTGAGCAATCTGATCGACAATGCAGTCACCTATGGCGAGTGCGCGCTTGTCGAGATCCATCCCCTTGGCGATCGGATCGAACTGAGCGTCTCCGATCGCGGCCAGGGCATCCCGCAAGAGGAGCTGGAGGCCGTGCTGGCCCCCTTCCATCGCACCGAACCCTCGCGCAACCGGGACAGTGGGGGGAGCGGTCTGGGGCTTCCGATTGCTCAGAGCATTGCGGAAAGCCACGATGGCACATTGCGCCTGCTGCCAGCAGAAGAACGCGGCCTGAAGGTGGTGCTCACATTACCGCGCGAACTGCCCTCCCCTGCCCGCCCCTAG
- a CDS encoding response regulator, producing the protein MTTPASFRPHVLIVDDERDIREMLAAYLTRQGCHVLCAADTAEARHILNSQPVSLVLLDVMLPGESGLSLASFIHASSGIPVILVTAKAEEADRINGLNAGSDDYVVKPFSPGELYARMCAVLRRSGGHRPLPSRENQTYAFAGWTLRTGRRELIDAQGVVTPLPKSEFNLLHALVTHPHQMLSREQLVKLSEGPDAVLFDRSIDNKIRRLRSKLEAVPASPELIKTVWGGGYVFAAEVSVR; encoded by the coding sequence ATGACGACGCCGGCGTCTTTTCGTCCCCATGTGCTGATTGTCGATGACGAGCGCGATATCCGCGAGATGCTCGCGGCCTATCTTACCCGCCAGGGCTGCCATGTGCTGTGCGCCGCAGACACGGCCGAAGCCCGCCACATCCTGAACAGTCAGCCTGTCAGCCTGGTCCTGCTCGATGTGATGCTGCCGGGGGAGAGCGGCCTGTCGCTGGCCAGCTTCATTCACGCCAGCAGCGGCATCCCCGTCATTCTGGTGACCGCCAAGGCGGAGGAAGCCGACCGGATCAACGGTTTGAATGCCGGCAGCGACGACTATGTCGTCAAGCCCTTCTCCCCGGGCGAGCTTTATGCCCGCATGTGCGCCGTGCTGCGGCGAAGCGGGGGACACAGGCCACTCCCCAGCCGGGAAAACCAGACCTACGCCTTCGCCGGCTGGACCTTGCGCACCGGCAGGCGCGAACTGATCGACGCGCAGGGGGTGGTGACGCCGCTTCCGAAAAGCGAATTCAACCTGCTGCACGCCCTCGTCACGCATCCACACCAGATGCTTTCACGCGAGCAATTGGTGAAGCTGAGCGAGGGCCCCGACGCCGTCCTGTTCGACCGCAGCATCGACAACAAGATCCGCCGCTTGCGCAGCAAGCTGGAAGCGGTTCCCGCCAGCCCGGAGCTGATCAAGACGGTCTGGGGCGGCGGCTATGTGTTCGCCGCCGAGGTCAGCGTGCGATGA
- a CDS encoding TonB-dependent receptor — protein MTGNAQRTIAQGASTLAIGCIGLFSSTLPAMAQGTDQAGQAGEGQNLGGVTVTDTAIAEGSYKVERMASPKATAPLLDTPKSITVISRQVLADTNSSTLSEALRTVPGITMGSGEGGNPLGDRPFIRGADSQASTYLDGVRDIAAQTRETFDVESIEVTKGSDSVTNGSGNGGGSINIVSKAPTDKRFAQIDGSLGNAHYKRETVDINQPLSDFVGVRINGMYHDQGVAGRDAIWQKRWGIAPSIKFGLTGPTSLELDWYHLHSTELPDSGIPYFTTINNQTSANAETAPLSTAPTTLINGQTITRSRGAFYGLIDRDFRTTNTDALTARFEHVFESGLKLRNTSRYSNTTQEYIYTQPDDSQGDVYGVAASINATASSMVPGTVWRRANTRYGSQSGFVDQLDLSGKFNTGSVRHSFAAAVEYSWQTSGYGAFVSNAATGTALSTGSTLTPRCTAAAIARFYCASAANPNPNDAWASTVSDTSNTSAAIQRSAPASMTLANSSTVSASLFDTISLSEKLMVNLGGRFDRYVTNASAAVVAPYTASRTWQGRTDNIFTYQAGLIYKPVSNGSFYISTGSSAVPPGSFLAQGSEDNAVASATIDPNSLKVQKTTSYEVGTKWSLFDDQFALSLDVFQTRTTNARYTDSNGIVAFIGEKRVRGVEVGFSGNVTPKWSVFGGYTYMPSKVLNAGYTATTGTNASGLAATIYAPAALTGHAFPNTPTNSFTLFTNYKVTPKFSLGGGAIYMGKVYGGFSDSRTYTNGVLSIVKTRAVYVPDYWRFDANAAYQLNERIGLRISALNITNKLYYDQAYATHYAHQAAGRTVIGTLSLKY, from the coding sequence ATGACCGGCAACGCCCAAAGGACGATTGCACAAGGCGCCAGCACGCTGGCCATTGGCTGCATCGGATTGTTTTCCAGCACCCTTCCCGCCATGGCTCAGGGCACCGATCAAGCGGGTCAGGCTGGCGAGGGGCAGAATCTGGGCGGCGTCACCGTGACCGATACGGCCATTGCCGAAGGCAGCTACAAGGTCGAGCGCATGGCCAGCCCCAAGGCGACCGCGCCCTTGCTGGACACGCCCAAGTCGATCACGGTCATCTCGCGCCAGGTGCTGGCCGATACCAATTCCTCGACCCTGTCCGAGGCGCTGCGCACCGTGCCGGGCATCACCATGGGATCGGGCGAGGGCGGCAATCCGCTGGGCGACCGCCCCTTTATCCGCGGCGCGGATTCGCAGGCTTCCACCTATCTCGACGGCGTGCGCGATATCGCCGCCCAGACCCGCGAAACCTTCGATGTTGAAAGCATCGAGGTCACCAAGGGCTCGGACAGTGTCACCAATGGCTCGGGCAATGGCGGCGGTTCGATCAACATCGTCTCCAAGGCGCCCACCGACAAGCGTTTCGCCCAGATCGACGGCAGCCTTGGCAATGCCCACTACAAGCGCGAGACGGTGGACATCAACCAGCCGCTCAGCGATTTTGTGGGCGTGCGCATCAACGGCATGTATCACGATCAGGGCGTGGCGGGCCGCGATGCGATCTGGCAGAAGCGCTGGGGCATCGCGCCCTCCATCAAATTCGGCCTGACCGGTCCCACCAGCCTTGAGCTGGACTGGTATCACCTGCATTCGACCGAACTGCCGGATTCGGGCATTCCCTATTTTACCACGATCAACAACCAGACCTCGGCCAATGCGGAGACCGCACCGCTGTCGACCGCGCCGACCACGCTGATCAACGGGCAGACGATCACCCGGTCGCGCGGTGCCTTCTATGGTCTGATCGATCGTGATTTCCGCACCACCAACACCGATGCCCTGACCGCCCGCTTCGAACATGTGTTCGAAAGCGGCCTGAAGCTGCGCAACACCTCGCGCTATTCCAACACCACGCAGGAATACATCTACACCCAGCCCGACGATTCCCAGGGCGATGTCTATGGTGTGGCCGCCTCGATCAATGCCACGGCCAGTTCCATGGTGCCGGGCACGGTCTGGCGCCGTGCCAACACCCGTTATGGTTCGCAGAGCGGTTTTGTGGATCAGCTTGATCTGTCGGGCAAGTTCAACACCGGTTCGGTCAGGCACAGCTTTGCCGCCGCGGTGGAATACAGCTGGCAGACCTCCGGCTACGGCGCTTTCGTCTCGAATGCGGCGACGGGAACGGCACTGTCCACCGGCTCGACTCTCACCCCGCGCTGCACCGCCGCGGCGATTGCCCGCTTCTATTGCGCCTCGGCGGCCAACCCCAATCCGAATGACGCCTGGGCCAGCACCGTCAGCGATACGTCGAACACGTCAGCGGCCATTCAGCGCAGCGCCCCTGCCTCGATGACGCTGGCCAATTCCTCGACCGTGTCGGCCAGCCTGTTCGACACGATCTCGCTGAGCGAAAAGCTGATGGTGAACCTTGGCGGCCGTTTCGACCGCTATGTCACCAATGCCAGCGCCGCCGTGGTCGCGCCCTATACCGCCAGCCGCACCTGGCAGGGGCGCACGGACAACATCTTCACCTACCAGGCCGGCCTGATCTACAAGCCGGTTTCCAACGGCAGCTTCTACATCTCGACCGGCTCCTCCGCCGTGCCACCGGGCTCGTTCCTGGCGCAGGGCAGCGAGGACAATGCCGTGGCCTCCGCCACGATCGATCCCAATTCGCTCAAGGTGCAGAAGACCACCTCCTATGAGGTCGGCACCAAGTGGAGCCTGTTCGACGACCAGTTCGCGCTGAGCCTGGACGTGTTCCAGACCCGCACCACCAATGCCCGCTACACCGATTCCAACGGTATCGTGGCCTTCATTGGCGAAAAGCGCGTGCGCGGTGTCGAGGTGGGCTTCAGCGGCAATGTCACGCCCAAGTGGAGCGTCTTCGGCGGCTACACCTATATGCCCTCCAAGGTGCTGAACGCCGGCTACACCGCCACCACCGGCACCAATGCCAGCGGTCTGGCGGCCACGATCTATGCCCCGGCGGCGCTGACCGGCCATGCCTTCCCCAACACGCCGACCAACAGCTTCACGCTTTTCACCAATTACAAGGTGACGCCCAAATTCAGCCTGGGCGGCGGCGCGATCTATATGGGCAAGGTCTATGGCGGCTTCTCGGATAGCCGGACCTACACCAATGGCGTGCTGTCCATCGTGAAGACCCGCGCGGTCTATGTGCCCGACTATTGGCGCTTCGATGCCAATGCGGCCTACCAGCTGAATGAGCGGATCGGCCTGCGGATCAGCGCGCTGAACATCACCAACAAGCTCTATTACGATCAGGCTTATGCGACCCATTATGCCCATCAGGCAGCGGGCCGCACGGTGATCGGCACGCTCAGCCTGAAATACTGA
- a CDS encoding TonB-dependent receptor: MPFTAHAQTNTPPTGQSDIVVTGTRASMAKATQIKRAATQIIDTVSASEIGQLPDFNAGDALRRVTGVNTLTYQGEPRFVIVRGFNQGYNDVLVDGFSLAATDINMGMTTTNGRQISMEVLPANLASHIDVIKSATPETEGNFIGGLVNFVTPSAFDFAKPTLSLSVKGGEALDSKANGGNHFGGQAEIAGATRFGSDQQFGLYLSGTYWRRDINVAQEETGSTRNWYTAAGTVTTPYGGNGYAVPANRIYYNYRNKRERFGFQGRLDWHGEKAKAYIASYYFNQRENSTRYTTNAAVAATATDSNQTATSGTLSNVTQTEQLGRYLWKRQVYGLYGRGDVELGGGWKADIGASWSHSSVSNPQISDSFAQSNMAFNYDTSGIAPTFTAVNAANAANASLYKTTSRTMETYSLSSNRYDVQANIARNVEAQDRGFGIKAGARFSGTRQGVGYYGTTWSNLGYTLAGVTNGAGICGYQCDTPIPMISGAAADSLFAQYASSATATVNTSSNAGGTYKVSEDIWAGYLQGQWRSDRLLVVGGVRLEQTRFASSSTQATNGVYAPVSASKSYFDALPSVNVILNTTENSKLRLGASMSVARPAYSAAALHGGVLNTTSSTPTLSTGNPDLAPRRARNLDIAQEFYFDHGKGMFAVSGFYKWINNEIYSFGAYQTVAGVSTPVLVTQARNATGLTRAYGLEVSASHDLSFLPAPFDGFGVSANATFSRAQVPITLSDGSVRVMNNLAEQPGRIINASIYYDKGRVHGRLAWNHLGRLWDDRYPNLTPSGFYANRIQQPTNNLDFQISYDVTRRFTVSFDAQNLTAQGMSYRYGTNQELLQSAFKLPTQILFGAKVKL, translated from the coding sequence ATGCCCTTCACTGCCCACGCTCAAACCAACACGCCCCCAACCGGCCAGAGCGACATCGTGGTCACCGGCACCCGCGCCTCGATGGCCAAGGCCACGCAGATCAAGCGCGCCGCAACGCAGATCATCGACACCGTGTCCGCCAGCGAAATCGGCCAGCTGCCCGATTTCAACGCGGGCGATGCGCTGCGCCGCGTTACTGGCGTCAACACGCTGACCTATCAGGGCGAGCCGCGCTTCGTGATCGTGCGCGGCTTCAATCAGGGCTATAATGATGTGCTGGTCGATGGCTTCAGCCTGGCCGCCACGGACATCAACATGGGCATGACCACCACCAATGGCCGCCAGATCTCGATGGAGGTGCTGCCCGCCAACCTCGCCTCGCATATCGACGTGATCAAATCGGCCACGCCCGAGACCGAGGGCAATTTCATCGGCGGTCTGGTCAATTTCGTCACGCCCAGCGCCTTCGATTTCGCCAAGCCGACGCTCTCCCTCTCGGTGAAGGGCGGCGAGGCGCTGGACAGCAAGGCCAATGGCGGCAACCACTTCGGCGGTCAGGCCGAAATCGCGGGCGCCACCCGCTTCGGATCGGACCAGCAGTTCGGCCTCTACCTCTCGGGCACCTATTGGCGCCGTGACATCAATGTGGCGCAGGAGGAAACCGGCAGCACCCGCAACTGGTACACCGCTGCGGGCACCGTCACCACGCCCTATGGCGGCAATGGCTATGCCGTGCCCGCCAACCGTATCTACTACAACTATCGCAACAAGCGCGAGCGCTTCGGCTTTCAGGGTCGCCTCGACTGGCATGGCGAAAAGGCCAAGGCCTATATCGCCTCCTACTATTTCAACCAGCGCGAGAACTCCACCCGCTACACCACCAATGCCGCTGTTGCCGCCACCGCCACGGACAGCAACCAGACGGCCACATCGGGCACGCTGAGCAATGTTACCCAGACCGAGCAGCTGGGCCGCTATCTGTGGAAGCGGCAGGTCTATGGCCTCTATGGGCGTGGCGATGTGGAGCTGGGCGGCGGCTGGAAGGCGGATATCGGCGCCAGCTGGTCGCACAGCTCGGTGAGCAATCCGCAGATTTCGGATTCCTTCGCCCAGAGCAACATGGCCTTCAATTACGACACCAGCGGCATCGCCCCCACCTTTACGGCGGTGAATGCTGCCAATGCCGCGAATGCCAGCCTCTACAAGACCACCTCGCGCACGATGGAGACCTATTCGCTCTCCTCCAACCGCTATGATGTGCAGGCCAACATCGCCCGCAATGTGGAGGCGCAGGATCGCGGCTTCGGCATCAAGGCCGGCGCGCGCTTCAGCGGTACGCGGCAGGGCGTGGGCTATTACGGCACAACATGGTCGAACCTTGGCTACACGCTGGCCGGCGTGACCAATGGCGCGGGCATCTGCGGCTATCAATGCGATACGCCGATCCCGATGATCAGCGGCGCCGCAGCTGACAGCCTGTTCGCCCAATATGCCTCAAGCGCCACGGCCACCGTCAACACATCCTCCAACGCAGGCGGCACCTACAAGGTTTCGGAGGACATCTGGGCCGGTTACCTGCAAGGCCAGTGGCGCAGCGACCGCCTGCTGGTGGTGGGCGGCGTTCGTCTGGAGCAGACCCGCTTCGCCTCCAGCAGCACGCAGGCGACCAACGGCGTCTATGCCCCGGTCAGCGCCAGCAAGAGCTATTTCGATGCGCTGCCCTCGGTGAACGTGATCCTCAACACCACCGAAAACAGCAAACTGCGCCTTGGCGCCAGCATGAGCGTCGCCCGCCCGGCCTATAGCGCGGCGGCGCTGCATGGCGGTGTGCTGAACACCACATCGTCCACGCCCACGCTCAGCACCGGCAATCCCGATCTTGCGCCCCGCCGCGCCCGCAATCTGGACATCGCGCAGGAGTTCTATTTCGACCATGGCAAGGGCATGTTCGCCGTCTCGGGCTTCTACAAATGGATCAACAATGAGATCTATTCCTTCGGCGCCTATCAAACCGTCGCGGGCGTCTCGACCCCGGTGCTGGTCACGCAGGCCCGCAACGCCACCGGCCTGACCCGCGCCTATGGGCTGGAGGTCAGCGCCTCGCATGATCTCAGCTTCCTGCCCGCGCCGTTTGACGGCTTCGGGGTCAGCGCCAATGCCACCTTCTCGCGCGCCCAGGTGCCCATTACCCTCAGTGACGGTTCGGTGCGGGTGATGAACAATCTGGCCGAGCAGCCCGGGCGCATCATCAACGCCTCGATCTATTACGACAAGGGCCGCGTGCATGGCCGTCTGGCATGGAACCATCTGGGCCGCCTCTGGGACGATCGCTATCCCAACCTCACGCCCAGCGGTTTCTACGCCAACCGCATCCAGCAGCCGACCAACAATCTCGATTTCCAGATCTCCTATGATGTCACGCGCCGCTTCACCGTCAGCTTCGATGCGCAGAACCTGACGGCGCAGGGCATGAGCTATCGCTACGGCACCAATCAGGAACTGCTGCAATCGGCCTTCAAACTGCCCACCCAGATCCTCTTTGGCGCGAAGGTGAAGCTGTGA
- a CDS encoding DUF1868 domain-containing protein — protein MSSRRTFLAGSTALLAGLGTAARAGSPEQGTPPDVGRKFLANGQVMPFAGNTIICHLPQQGPDSAPFDALLDVYRVLPAREWARKVTVLPPSSYHMTIIGGANDKERRRPLWPADLPLDMPMAECDRILGERLRAFRLGTEAGPYRMRVNPAAPSAKEGPLTMRLLPFDAAEEKRLRRLRDRLSEVLGIQDTGHDTYGFHITLAYQFAALTSAEDAAWREDLAQWKQQIIARAPVITLGPPEYCLLADMFAFKRQFYLE, from the coding sequence GTGAGCAGCCGTAGAACCTTTCTGGCCGGAAGCACGGCGCTGCTCGCGGGGCTGGGTACGGCGGCGCGCGCCGGATCGCCGGAACAGGGCACGCCCCCCGATGTCGGTCGCAAATTTCTGGCCAACGGGCAGGTGATGCCTTTTGCGGGCAACACCATCATCTGCCACCTGCCGCAACAGGGCCCGGACAGCGCGCCCTTTGACGCCCTGCTCGACGTCTATCGCGTTCTGCCTGCACGGGAATGGGCGCGCAAGGTAACAGTGCTGCCCCCCTCCAGCTATCATATGACGATCATCGGCGGCGCCAATGACAAGGAGCGCCGCCGCCCACTCTGGCCCGCCGATCTGCCTCTGGATATGCCCATGGCCGAGTGCGACCGCATTCTGGGCGAAAGGCTGCGCGCCTTCCGTCTGGGCACGGAGGCAGGCCCCTATCGCATGCGGGTGAACCCGGCGGCGCCTTCAGCCAAGGAAGGCCCGCTGACCATGCGCCTGCTGCCCTTCGACGCTGCCGAGGAAAAGCGCCTCAGGCGCCTGCGCGATCGCCTGTCCGAGGTGCTGGGCATTCAGGATACGGGCCATGATACCTATGGCTTCCATATCACGCTGGCCTATCAGTTCGCCGCGCTGACCAGCGCCGAGGATGCCGCATGGCGCGAGGATCTGGCGCAATGGAAACAACAGATCATCGCGCGCGCGCCGGTGATCACACTGGGGCCTCCGGAATATTGCCTGCTGGCCGATATGTTCGCCTTCAAACGCCAATTCTATCTGGAGTAG